In Halosegnis marinus, one genomic interval encodes:
- a CDS encoding multiprotein bridging factor aMBF1, with the protein MVQCEMCGTEVADPKTVKVEGAELDVCGDCAEFGTEVRQESSSSSSTKYSTSSSSSSSSSSGSGSSGGSSSSSRRRRDMFDEMEEVATDYDERIRAARESQGLSQEELAKQLNEKAGVIRKLERGDTLPTDQVQRKLERALGISLAEGSGSSDDYESDSGGATGTYTLGDVVKRKD; encoded by the coding sequence ATGGTCCAGTGTGAGATGTGCGGCACGGAGGTCGCCGACCCGAAGACCGTCAAGGTAGAGGGCGCGGAGCTCGACGTCTGCGGCGACTGTGCCGAGTTCGGGACCGAGGTCCGACAGGAGTCCTCGTCGTCGAGTTCGACGAAGTACTCCACGTCGTCGTCCTCCTCGTCCTCGTCGTCGAGCGGCTCCGGCTCGTCGGGCGGCTCCTCGTCGTCCTCGCGCCGCCGCCGCGACATGTTCGACGAGATGGAGGAAGTCGCCACCGACTACGACGAGCGCATCCGGGCGGCCCGGGAGTCGCAGGGGCTCTCCCAGGAGGAACTCGCGAAGCAACTGAACGAGAAGGCCGGCGTCATCCGCAAGCTGGAGCGCGGCGACACCCTCCCGACCGACCAGGTCCAGCGCAAGCTCGAACGCGCGCTCGGCATCTCGCTGGCCGAGGGGAGCGGGTCGAGCGACGACTACGAGAGCGACTCCGGCGGCGCGACCGGCACCTACACGCTCGGCGACGTCGTGAAGCGCAAGGACTGA
- a CDS encoding DUF7511 domain-containing protein, with protein MERGPDDTEPLAATLVRYADGPDRATLHPPDEPPLADSWLSVDARVLVSTAAFR; from the coding sequence ATGGAACGGGGCCCGGACGACACCGAACCGCTGGCGGCGACGCTGGTCCGCTACGCCGACGGCCCGGACCGCGCGACCCTCCACCCGCCGGACGAGCCGCCACTCGCCGACTCGTGGCTCTCTGTCGACGCCCGTGTGCTCGTATCAACGGCGGCCTTCAGGTGA
- a CDS encoding AAA family ATPase yields MSNEAVRLPVKAAEKRDAGRGVARLPESARARLGVLSGDTVVVEGDRQAVAKVWPGTEEGVVRIDADTRANAGVTVGEEVTVRRVSVETAREVELRIDGPAPDGAADLLKRALLDRPLREGDSVHVERADLRATVTRTDPDGVVKVTETTRLDLRNGEGGADDDRSTDIPVRAEPEAAEPEESGGATTTGGVAYEDIGGLDEELDLVREMIELPLTQPDLFRQVGVDPPRGVLLHGPPGTGKTLIARAVANEVNAAFRVINGPEVVSKYKGDSEEQLRKVFDEAAANQPAIVFIDEIDAIAGERDEEADMENRLVAQLLTLLDGLEDRGQVIVIGATNRVDAVDPALRRGGRFDREIEIGAPGEAGRREILDVHTRGMPLAADVDLDRLAARTHGFVGADVKTLTQEAAMAALRDREHRDPLEVTRADFETALAAVEPSAMREYVAEAPAVDFSDVGGLDDAKATLREAVEWPVLYAPLFEAARTEPASGVLLYGPPGTGKTLLARALAGESEVNFIHVAGPELLDRYVGESERAVREVFDRARQAAPAIVFLDEIDAIARARGSGSDSGVTERVVSQLLTEMDNAASNPQVVVLAATNRRDTLDPALLRPGRLETHVEVPEPDAEGRRAILEVHTEGKPLADDVDLDGLATETAGYSGADIASLVREASMHAIRAVADGIDPKEANERADEVVLTAEGFAAALERRGREHE; encoded by the coding sequence ATGTCGAACGAGGCCGTCCGCCTCCCCGTGAAGGCAGCCGAGAAGCGCGACGCCGGGCGCGGCGTCGCGCGGCTCCCCGAGAGCGCCCGCGCCCGCCTCGGCGTCCTCTCCGGCGACACCGTCGTCGTGGAGGGCGACCGACAGGCCGTCGCGAAGGTGTGGCCCGGAACCGAGGAGGGCGTCGTCCGCATCGACGCCGACACGCGGGCCAACGCCGGCGTCACCGTCGGCGAGGAGGTGACCGTCCGGCGCGTCAGCGTCGAGACGGCGCGGGAGGTCGAACTCCGCATCGACGGCCCGGCCCCCGACGGCGCCGCGGACCTGCTGAAGCGCGCGCTGCTCGACCGGCCGCTCCGCGAGGGCGATTCGGTCCACGTCGAGCGGGCGGACCTCCGCGCGACCGTCACCCGGACCGACCCCGACGGCGTGGTGAAGGTGACGGAGACGACGCGGCTCGACCTGCGGAACGGCGAGGGCGGGGCGGACGACGACCGCTCGACCGATATCCCCGTGCGCGCCGAACCCGAGGCCGCCGAGCCAGAGGAGTCCGGCGGCGCGACGACCACCGGCGGGGTCGCCTACGAGGACATCGGCGGGCTGGACGAGGAACTCGACCTCGTCCGCGAGATGATAGAGCTCCCCCTGACCCAGCCGGACCTGTTCCGACAGGTCGGCGTGGACCCGCCGCGGGGCGTCCTCCTCCACGGCCCACCGGGGACGGGCAAAACCCTCATCGCCCGCGCGGTGGCCAACGAGGTGAACGCCGCGTTCCGCGTCATCAACGGGCCGGAGGTCGTCTCGAAGTACAAGGGGGACAGCGAGGAACAGCTCCGGAAGGTGTTCGACGAGGCCGCGGCGAACCAGCCGGCCATCGTCTTCATCGACGAGATAGACGCCATCGCGGGCGAGCGCGACGAGGAGGCCGACATGGAGAACCGGCTCGTCGCCCAACTGCTCACCCTCCTCGACGGGCTGGAGGACCGCGGACAGGTCATCGTCATCGGCGCGACGAACCGGGTGGACGCGGTGGACCCGGCGCTCCGCCGGGGGGGCCGCTTCGACCGCGAGATAGAGATCGGCGCGCCGGGGGAGGCCGGCCGCCGGGAGATACTCGACGTCCACACGCGGGGGATGCCGCTCGCGGCGGACGTGGACCTCGACCGCCTCGCCGCGCGCACCCACGGGTTCGTCGGCGCGGACGTGAAGACGCTCACGCAGGAGGCCGCGATGGCCGCCCTGCGCGACCGCGAACACCGCGACCCGCTGGAGGTGACGCGCGCCGACTTCGAGACGGCGCTCGCCGCGGTCGAGCCGTCCGCGATGCGCGAGTACGTCGCCGAGGCCCCTGCCGTGGACTTCTCCGACGTGGGCGGGCTGGACGACGCGAAGGCCACCCTCCGCGAGGCCGTCGAGTGGCCCGTGCTGTACGCGCCGCTGTTCGAGGCGGCGCGGACGGAGCCGGCGTCGGGCGTCCTGCTGTACGGTCCGCCGGGCACCGGCAAGACCCTGCTCGCGCGGGCGCTGGCGGGCGAGTCCGAGGTGAACTTCATCCACGTCGCCGGGCCGGAACTGCTCGACCGCTACGTCGGCGAGTCCGAGAGGGCCGTCCGCGAGGTGTTCGACCGGGCGCGACAGGCCGCCCCGGCCATCGTCTTCCTCGACGAGATAGACGCCATCGCGCGGGCCCGCGGGAGCGGGAGCGACAGCGGCGTCACCGAACGGGTCGTCTCGCAGCTCCTGACGGAGATGGACAACGCCGCGTCGAACCCGCAGGTCGTCGTGCTCGCGGCGACGAACCGGCGGGACACGCTCGACCCGGCGCTGTTGCGCCCCGGTCGCCTGGAGACGCACGTGGAGGTGCCGGAGCCGGACGCGGAGGGCCGTCGGGCGATTCTCGAAGTTCACACCGAGGGGAAGCCGCTCGCCGACGACGTGGACCTCGACGGGCTGGCGACCGAGACCGCGGGCTACTCCGGCGCGGACATCGCGTCGCTCGTCCGCGAGGCGTCGATGCACGCCATCCGGGCGGTGGCCGACGGCATCGACCCGAAGGAAGCCAACGAGCGGGCGGACGAGGTGGTGCTCACGGCCGAGGGCTTCGCGGCCGCGCTGGAGCGGCGCGGGCGCGAGCACGAGTAA
- a CDS encoding ATP-binding protein, whose product MGAERITVGEVSAGEAAGRSVDLPIVDILTGRGFITGKSGSGKSNSASVIAEKLLDQGYGLLAVDIDGEYYGLKEEYEILHVGADEECDLQVSVEHAEKLASLALEQGVPIILDVSSFLDERDARELLKEVAKQLFAKEKKVKQPFLMLVEEVHEYIPEGGGMDECGRMLVKVGKRGRKHGLGIIGISQRPADVKKDFITQCDWLLWHRLTWSNDTKVAGRILGSEYSDKVEELGDGECFMMSDFEESLRQVQMERKRTFDAGATPGLDDFERPELKSVSSDLMGELESITESEKQRESRVQELELELKDKEERVKELEAELEEARDLSKMAEQFSRAMMAHATGRPFRDDLTGRQSELPEVARTPAGDAGGGGSVVEPDPDDEEARERDAAAGSAEANEHDPLRSQDFGAARMAERVGDGGDARDGVDETDGSDEPTAPDTAPPTGGDVEPEFDADERVGNGDRPVVRDLRERIESLDPVARAMVAYYREYGPASPLDAHVAAGGDGDRTAAYRRNGELRERDLIEHAGRGGYTTCFRATVREAHDDRLDEADLEAAVSHVLSALPPARPPESIEEWPDAYRAAD is encoded by the coding sequence ATGGGAGCGGAACGAATCACCGTCGGCGAGGTGAGCGCCGGCGAGGCGGCGGGCCGGTCGGTCGACCTGCCCATCGTCGATATCCTCACGGGTCGGGGCTTCATCACCGGCAAGTCCGGGTCGGGCAAGTCCAACTCCGCGTCGGTCATCGCGGAGAAGCTGCTCGACCAGGGGTACGGCCTGCTCGCGGTGGACATCGACGGGGAGTACTACGGGCTGAAGGAGGAGTACGAGATACTCCACGTCGGCGCCGACGAGGAGTGCGACCTCCAGGTGTCGGTCGAACACGCCGAGAAGCTGGCGTCGCTCGCGCTCGAACAGGGCGTCCCCATCATCCTCGACGTGTCGAGCTTCCTCGACGAGCGCGACGCCCGCGAACTGCTGAAGGAGGTCGCCAAACAGCTGTTCGCCAAGGAGAAGAAGGTGAAACAGCCCTTCCTGATGCTGGTCGAGGAGGTCCACGAGTACATCCCCGAGGGCGGCGGGATGGACGAGTGCGGCCGGATGCTCGTGAAGGTGGGCAAGCGGGGCCGGAAACACGGCCTCGGTATCATCGGCATCTCCCAGCGGCCGGCCGACGTGAAGAAGGACTTCATCACGCAGTGCGACTGGCTGCTGTGGCACCGGCTCACGTGGTCGAACGACACGAAGGTCGCCGGCCGCATCCTCGGCAGCGAGTACAGCGACAAGGTGGAGGAGCTCGGCGACGGCGAGTGCTTCATGATGAGCGACTTCGAGGAGTCGCTCCGGCAGGTGCAGATGGAGCGCAAGCGGACGTTCGACGCGGGCGCGACCCCCGGGCTGGACGACTTCGAGCGACCGGAGCTGAAGTCCGTCTCCTCGGACCTGATGGGCGAACTCGAATCCATCACGGAGTCGGAGAAACAGCGCGAGTCGCGCGTCCAGGAGCTCGAACTCGAACTGAAGGACAAGGAGGAGCGCGTCAAGGAGCTGGAGGCGGAACTGGAGGAGGCGCGCGACCTCTCGAAGATGGCGGAGCAGTTCTCGCGGGCGATGATGGCCCATGCGACGGGTCGTCCCTTCCGCGACGACCTGACGGGCAGGCAGTCGGAACTCCCCGAAGTCGCACGGACGCCCGCGGGCGACGCCGGCGGCGGGGGGTCGGTCGTCGAGCCCGACCCGGACGACGAGGAGGCGCGCGAACGGGACGCCGCGGCGGGCAGCGCCGAGGCGAACGAACACGACCCGCTCCGGTCGCAGGACTTCGGCGCCGCCCGGATGGCCGAGCGGGTCGGCGACGGTGGCGACGCCCGCGACGGGGTCGATGAGACCGACGGGAGCGACGAGCCCACGGCCCCCGACACCGCTCCCCCGACCGGCGGCGACGTCGAGCCGGAGTTCGACGCCGACGAGCGCGTCGGCAACGGCGACCGGCCCGTGGTGCGCGACCTGCGCGAGCGCATCGAGTCGCTCGACCCCGTGGCCCGCGCGATGGTCGCGTACTACCGCGAGTACGGTCCCGCCTCGCCGCTCGACGCCCACGTCGCGGCGGGCGGCGACGGCGACCGAACCGCCGCCTACCGGCGCAACGGCGAACTCCGCGAGCGCGACCTCATCGAACACGCGGGGCGGGGCGGCTACACGACCTGCTTCCGGGCGACCGTCCGCGAGGCGCACGACGACCGCCTCGACGAGGCGGACCTCGAAGCCGCGGTGAGCCACGTCCTCTCCGCGCTCCCGCCGGCACGGCCGCCCGAGTCCATCGAGGAGTGGCCCGACGCGTACCGGGCCGCGGACTAG
- a CDS encoding MBL fold metallo-hydrolase codes for MASVRLVRHATLDLDFDGTRLLVDPMLGAPGDIDPIPNSPNQRPNPLVELPDLDRSVFDAVVVTHLHRDHLDDAARERLPADIPVICQPEDAEELRETFTDVRPVSGVEEFDGVTVSATPARHGTGDLAEQMGPVTGFLFDADETVYVAGDTVWYGPVADVLASHDPDLAVVNTGEAQFVEGDPITMTREGVAAFAGATDADVVAVHMEAINHCLCTRADLRDHLDAEGVENVAIPDDGATVSR; via the coding sequence ATGGCATCCGTCCGCCTCGTCCGCCACGCGACGCTCGACCTCGACTTCGACGGCACGCGCCTGCTCGTCGACCCGATGCTCGGCGCGCCGGGCGACATCGACCCCATCCCGAACAGTCCGAACCAGCGGCCGAACCCGCTCGTCGAACTGCCCGACCTCGACCGCTCGGTCTTCGACGCCGTCGTCGTCACCCACCTCCACCGCGACCACCTCGACGACGCGGCGCGCGAGCGTCTCCCCGCCGATATCCCCGTCATCTGTCAGCCCGAGGACGCCGAGGAGCTCCGGGAGACGTTCACGGACGTGCGGCCCGTCTCGGGCGTGGAGGAGTTCGACGGCGTCACCGTGTCCGCGACGCCGGCCCGTCACGGCACGGGCGACCTCGCCGAACAGATGGGCCCCGTCACCGGGTTCCTCTTCGACGCCGACGAGACCGTCTACGTCGCCGGCGACACGGTGTGGTACGGGCCCGTCGCGGACGTGCTCGCGAGCCACGACCCGGACCTCGCCGTCGTCAATACCGGCGAGGCGCAGTTCGTGGAGGGCGACCCCATCACGATGACGCGCGAGGGCGTCGCGGCCTTCGCGGGCGCGACCGACGCCGACGTGGTCGCGGTCCACATGGAGGCCATCAACCACTGTCTGTGTACCCGCGCTGACCTGCGCGACCACCTCGACGCCGAGGGGGTGGAAAACGTCGCGATACCCGACGACGGCGCGACGGTGTCGCGGTAA
- the tpiA gene encoding triose-phosphate isomerase, translated as MFVLVNLKAYDCDPVAIARAAADVADDAGVRVAVAPQATHLAPVAGTGVETFAQHVSPTGHGSHTGSTLAAAVAEYADGTLLNHSERRLRLADIDAALDAAEEAGLETVACANNPEQVAAVAALGPDAVAVEPPELIGTGTPVSAADPDIVTGAVAAAGEVDDSVSVYCGAGISTGEDVLAARELGSSGVLLASGVAKADDPRAALEDLVSGL; from the coding sequence ATGTTCGTCCTCGTCAACCTGAAGGCGTACGACTGCGACCCGGTCGCCATCGCGCGCGCCGCGGCGGACGTGGCCGACGACGCGGGGGTCCGCGTCGCCGTCGCGCCGCAGGCGACCCACCTCGCGCCCGTCGCGGGGACCGGCGTCGAGACGTTCGCACAGCACGTCTCCCCGACCGGGCACGGGAGCCACACCGGCTCGACGCTCGCCGCCGCCGTCGCGGAGTACGCCGACGGCACTCTGTTGAACCACTCGGAGCGACGGCTCCGGCTGGCGGACATCGACGCGGCACTCGACGCCGCCGAGGAGGCCGGCCTCGAAACCGTCGCCTGCGCGAACAACCCCGAGCAGGTCGCGGCCGTCGCGGCGCTCGGCCCGGACGCCGTCGCCGTCGAGCCGCCGGAACTCATCGGCACGGGGACGCCCGTCTCCGCGGCCGACCCCGATATCGTGACGGGGGCCGTCGCCGCCGCGGGGGAGGTGGACGACTCGGTTTCGGTGTACTGCGGCGCGGGCATCTCGACGGGCGAGGACGTGCTCGCCGCTCGGGAGTTGGGGTCGTCGGGCGTCCTGCTCGCCTCGGGGGTCGCGAAGGCCGACGACCCGCGGGCGGCGTTGGAGGATCTCGTCTCGGGGCTCTAG